The Arthrobacter burdickii genome window below encodes:
- a CDS encoding helix-turn-helix transcriptional regulator, translated as MTAAGSAVDLVGRAPLVKEIVTALGDTGGFGAMIVGGAGVGKTAVARSVVEHLRWTAPVLRVTGGASLRRIPFGALAPYLHTLSGSEAASPVAILRAMMGHLSPGGTGRAQHPALLVIDDAHELDDSSSALLAQLVSARRAKVLLMIRHTLTAPAEFRNLSADGLLTRFDLGPLDTDAVTTLCSQVLGGPVLTGTTHALALATGGNPLFLRTLVEQSLVGTGYLVRRNGVWRLADEQPRVHLRLGDLIRAQLRLRSAADLKALEVVSLAEPIALDAVAQVVDADALQRLRDDRLIVVGPGPEAPVSLEHPLYGEVLRCQVPAARSLMIRRRVLDVLDPGSQSLEGFLRTVSWGLDCGVPPDDEALLKAAVIANGLRHHDLALRAARAVSAPGLRERALLEVARAEGGRGKLAYAQELVDEAMRRCTDLRLAKDATLLSLELKLKSRASDQGLRDDVDRWRSLISRLQLGEDSRVTAEGIAQSQLGCRILECHLRLHEGRFDGAEDELRAIIADPQGTPETRGGAMIVLAELLGSMGRSVEGSTYSGMALDIIEAEGADLLGYRGFAVGRHLITLSQSGRGADARAVIQAHSGAHPFSIVYFAGLGDVADGITALRAARNIEARDKFLLALEALRDSDVTQVTTLLLGLGAYACALAGDTTRASALVEEFERVPKGGSRTMRLGGRIFATAAAALLGDGPGARGDLLTLAATAEKDQMMELAVTALRLSLLLGDMDAIAPLIRVLQGFEGPGAKDLLDFAVAAEAKDADAMARAATIAGEHGNVAFEFVGLSLVLQLTGEQGSTRHARAIQRRLVTLGEQREGPVSLPLASTSPALATSRLTPTERTIVALVNEGYSNREIADAKSVSVRTVEGHLYRIFAKLGVNRREDLREP; from the coding sequence ATGACCGCCGCGGGATCCGCCGTCGACCTCGTCGGTCGCGCACCACTCGTCAAGGAAATCGTCACCGCTCTCGGCGACACGGGCGGCTTCGGCGCCATGATCGTCGGCGGGGCCGGAGTGGGGAAGACCGCTGTGGCACGATCGGTCGTGGAGCACCTGCGCTGGACAGCGCCGGTGCTGCGCGTGACCGGCGGCGCTTCGCTGCGCAGGATACCCTTCGGCGCCCTGGCACCCTACCTCCACACGCTCTCCGGTTCCGAGGCGGCATCGCCCGTCGCGATCCTTCGCGCCATGATGGGGCACCTGTCGCCAGGAGGGACGGGCCGTGCTCAGCACCCGGCCCTGCTGGTGATCGATGACGCGCACGAACTCGACGACAGTTCGAGCGCCCTGCTGGCCCAGCTGGTCAGTGCGCGTCGTGCCAAGGTGCTCCTGATGATCCGGCACACCCTGACGGCGCCTGCCGAGTTCCGCAACCTGAGCGCCGACGGCCTCCTGACGCGCTTCGACCTCGGGCCGCTGGATACGGATGCCGTCACAACCCTCTGTTCCCAGGTGCTCGGCGGACCCGTCCTGACCGGCACCACACACGCGCTGGCGCTGGCGACGGGCGGAAATCCGCTGTTCCTCCGGACGCTGGTGGAACAGAGCCTGGTGGGAACGGGTTACCTCGTCCGGCGCAACGGTGTCTGGCGTCTTGCCGATGAACAGCCGAGGGTACACCTGCGGCTCGGCGACCTCATCCGCGCGCAGCTCCGGCTGCGCAGCGCCGCCGACCTGAAGGCACTGGAGGTCGTCTCCCTCGCGGAACCGATCGCTCTCGACGCCGTCGCGCAGGTTGTCGATGCCGACGCCCTGCAACGGTTGAGGGACGATCGCCTGATCGTCGTCGGACCGGGGCCGGAGGCCCCCGTCTCTCTGGAGCATCCTCTCTACGGTGAGGTTCTCCGCTGCCAGGTACCCGCTGCCCGCAGCCTGATGATCCGCCGGAGAGTGCTCGACGTTCTGGACCCGGGGTCGCAGTCCCTGGAGGGATTCCTGCGGACAGTCTCCTGGGGACTCGATTGCGGTGTTCCTCCCGATGACGAGGCCCTCCTCAAGGCCGCCGTCATTGCCAACGGGCTCCGGCACCACGACCTCGCCCTCCGGGCTGCCCGTGCGGTGTCCGCCCCGGGGCTTCGCGAGCGTGCCCTCCTCGAGGTGGCCCGAGCGGAGGGCGGTAGGGGCAAGCTCGCCTATGCGCAGGAACTCGTGGACGAGGCGATGCGGCGCTGCACCGACCTGCGCCTCGCGAAGGACGCCACACTGTTGTCCCTAGAACTCAAGCTGAAGTCCCGAGCCTCGGACCAGGGACTGCGCGACGACGTGGACCGCTGGAGGTCGCTCATCAGCCGCCTGCAGCTGGGGGAGGACTCCCGGGTGACGGCGGAAGGCATTGCGCAGTCCCAGCTCGGGTGCCGGATCCTCGAATGCCACCTCCGTCTCCACGAGGGACGCTTCGACGGCGCCGAGGATGAACTGCGCGCCATCATCGCCGATCCCCAGGGAACTCCCGAGACGCGGGGAGGAGCCATGATCGTGCTCGCCGAACTGCTCGGCAGCATGGGGCGCTCCGTGGAGGGCAGTACCTACTCGGGCATGGCGCTGGACATCATCGAGGCCGAGGGCGCTGACCTGCTGGGATACCGTGGATTCGCCGTGGGCCGACACCTCATCACGCTGTCCCAGAGCGGGCGCGGGGCGGATGCGAGGGCCGTGATCCAGGCGCACTCGGGGGCCCATCCGTTCAGCATCGTCTACTTCGCGGGGCTGGGCGACGTCGCCGACGGCATCACCGCGCTCCGGGCCGCCCGGAACATCGAAGCGCGGGACAAGTTCCTGCTCGCGCTGGAGGCGCTCAGGGATTCCGACGTCACACAGGTGACGACGCTCCTGCTGGGGCTGGGGGCATACGCCTGCGCGCTTGCCGGCGACACTACCCGCGCATCCGCCCTGGTGGAGGAGTTCGAGCGGGTGCCGAAGGGGGGCTCGCGCACGATGCGCCTAGGCGGGCGCATCTTCGCCACCGCGGCCGCGGCCCTGCTGGGCGACGGTCCCGGTGCGCGCGGCGACCTGCTCACTCTCGCCGCGACGGCTGAGAAGGACCAGATGATGGAGCTGGCAGTCACGGCACTTCGGCTGTCCCTCCTGCTCGGCGACATGGATGCCATTGCCCCCCTCATCAGGGTCCTGCAGGGCTTCGAGGGCCCAGGAGCGAAGGACCTGCTGGATTTCGCAGTGGCAGCCGAGGCGAAGGACGCCGATGCGATGGCCCGCGCCGCCACCATCGCGGGTGAGCACGGGAACGTGGCCTTCGAATTCGTCGGCCTGTCCCTCGTCCTGCAGCTCACGGGTGAGCAGGGCTCGACCCGCCATGCCCGTGCGATCCAGCGCCGTCTGGTGACGCTGGGGGAGCAGCGGGAAGGACCGGTCTCGCTTCCGCTCGCATCGACATCACCCGCACTGGCCACCTCCCGCCTCACCCCGACGGAGCGCACGATCGTCGCGCTCGTGAACGAGGGTTACTCGAACCGCGAGATCGCGGACGCGAAGAGCGTCTCGGTTCGAACAGTCGAAGGCCACCTTTACCGGATCTTCGCAAAGCTCGGGGTCAACCGCCGAGAGGACCTGCGCGAGCCCTGA
- a CDS encoding LuxR C-terminal-related transcriptional regulator: protein MTVIDGRWPFAGRDTDVASIRAVLAEESGRGVVLVGPSGIGKTMIAQHVVGGLSRHFDHIYLRGSAAHATTPYGALNVLLAELDEDTARSPLLVLGALQRMFEGNSAKRRTLMHIDGVEEIDELSATVITYLARVGAVRLLVTCEDLLRAPGEFFDLWKDSVLERFDIQPLALDDATELLTTALGAPISRSAAQELWASSGGNPKYLQMATKTSVASGHLFPCDGVWVSRDAPRPDSGRSVADWSAAELAALPAEDRAVVEVLAVAGRVPLAVLLTAVSSTSLDALQGDGVVTLDQEGVPLVRLTYEVFAHVVRAQLLSAGGREALATVSAVRGDPAMPVQGRIALAVWALDRGGSFDAAELVVLARLANDHRIDGAAERFLDALPGTETGGRVLIERARQLCTDGRVAEALGTVEELLGQKPSEDVPLEDWVDARLLAARLRARTHGREQDAEGLLDDVVVRLQQEPASEATADLMGKAEVLRMELHVFEGELDRVFERAAAVLASSAGNARWSIRIRSLQSVAQATMGAQEQAVAGVRNVDARLANAPTGPFDREAASVHLCEVLLIAGYWSESLDRAGISGDTTTAHLFGGSLSEFAEGVLLAYLGRSGAALEKLVPAISQLRIRDRHGFLPLAEAAAAYAQVLEDAPDAAEDHLRGIDLTGQRYSWHLRQAVQYFRLLTEAWLDPSAVVAAEFLERAIDLGSRGYRGIELFFLSQAVQLGQHEAADLLAATAAASEGPFARLGEDFAKGLASRDPAALKEAARRALDSGNHNLAGDIASLSIEHLAETDDPMIRVHAEQILRKTSTPARRHVRRKLLSERERAIARMVAQGVPNKEIAQKEHISPRTVEGHVHQVMSKLGLSSRKQLSLIFGQQQ, encoded by the coding sequence GTGACGGTTATCGACGGGCGCTGGCCCTTCGCCGGTCGCGACACGGACGTCGCTTCCATCAGGGCTGTCCTCGCCGAGGAGTCCGGCCGCGGCGTGGTGCTCGTGGGACCGTCGGGCATCGGGAAGACGATGATCGCCCAGCACGTTGTCGGCGGGCTGTCGCGGCACTTCGACCACATCTACCTCCGCGGATCGGCAGCCCACGCCACCACTCCCTACGGTGCCCTGAACGTGCTGCTGGCGGAGCTCGACGAGGACACCGCCCGCAGCCCGCTCCTGGTCCTGGGTGCGCTTCAGCGGATGTTCGAGGGCAATTCCGCCAAGCGTCGAACCCTCATGCACATCGACGGTGTCGAGGAGATCGACGAACTCTCCGCCACGGTGATCACCTACCTGGCCCGCGTCGGCGCGGTCCGCCTGCTTGTGACCTGCGAGGACCTCCTGCGCGCTCCGGGCGAGTTCTTCGATCTGTGGAAGGACAGCGTCCTCGAGCGGTTCGACATCCAGCCGCTGGCCCTCGACGATGCGACCGAACTGCTCACCACGGCGCTCGGTGCGCCTATCTCCCGTTCGGCGGCACAGGAGCTCTGGGCGTCCAGCGGGGGAAACCCGAAGTACCTCCAGATGGCGACTAAGACCTCCGTAGCCTCCGGCCACCTGTTCCCGTGCGACGGTGTCTGGGTCTCCCGTGACGCTCCCCGCCCCGACTCGGGCCGCTCCGTGGCGGACTGGAGCGCCGCGGAGCTGGCCGCCCTGCCGGCAGAGGACCGCGCGGTCGTCGAGGTTCTCGCCGTGGCGGGACGTGTGCCCCTGGCCGTCCTGCTCACTGCCGTTTCCTCGACGTCCCTCGACGCCCTGCAGGGCGACGGCGTGGTGACGCTCGATCAGGAGGGTGTCCCTCTGGTGAGGCTCACGTACGAGGTGTTCGCGCACGTGGTGCGCGCACAGTTGCTCTCCGCCGGCGGCCGGGAGGCGCTGGCGACGGTCAGCGCGGTCCGCGGCGACCCCGCGATGCCCGTGCAGGGGAGGATCGCCCTCGCAGTCTGGGCGCTCGACCGGGGCGGGTCCTTCGATGCAGCGGAACTCGTGGTCCTTGCACGCCTGGCGAACGATCACCGGATCGACGGCGCCGCCGAACGTTTCCTCGATGCGCTACCGGGTACGGAGACCGGCGGCAGGGTACTGATCGAACGCGCCCGGCAACTCTGCACGGACGGCCGCGTGGCCGAGGCCCTCGGAACGGTCGAGGAACTCCTCGGGCAGAAACCGTCGGAGGATGTCCCGCTGGAGGACTGGGTGGACGCGCGCCTTCTTGCCGCACGGTTGAGGGCCCGCACGCACGGCCGGGAGCAGGACGCCGAGGGATTGCTCGACGATGTCGTCGTGCGCCTCCAGCAGGAGCCGGCATCCGAGGCCACCGCTGACCTGATGGGCAAGGCGGAAGTGCTCCGCATGGAGCTGCATGTCTTCGAGGGGGAGCTCGACCGTGTGTTCGAGCGCGCCGCCGCAGTACTCGCCTCGAGCGCGGGCAACGCTCGCTGGAGCATCAGGATACGAAGTCTCCAGAGCGTCGCCCAGGCGACGATGGGGGCCCAGGAGCAGGCAGTCGCGGGCGTCAGGAACGTCGACGCGCGCCTGGCGAACGCCCCAACCGGCCCCTTCGACCGGGAGGCGGCCTCGGTGCACCTGTGCGAGGTGCTCCTGATCGCGGGCTACTGGTCGGAGAGTCTCGACCGGGCGGGGATTTCCGGGGACACGACGACGGCGCACCTGTTCGGCGGATCATTGTCGGAGTTCGCAGAGGGCGTGCTGCTCGCGTACCTGGGCAGGAGCGGCGCGGCCCTCGAGAAGCTGGTTCCCGCCATCAGCCAGTTGCGGATCCGGGACCGGCATGGTTTCCTGCCGCTGGCCGAAGCCGCCGCGGCCTATGCCCAGGTCCTCGAGGACGCTCCCGACGCCGCGGAGGACCACCTGCGCGGCATCGACCTGACCGGGCAACGCTACTCCTGGCACTTGCGGCAGGCGGTGCAGTACTTCCGGCTGCTGACCGAGGCCTGGCTCGATCCGTCGGCCGTCGTCGCCGCCGAGTTCCTGGAGCGGGCGATCGACCTCGGCAGCCGGGGGTACCGGGGCATCGAGCTCTTCTTCCTCAGCCAGGCCGTTCAACTCGGGCAGCACGAAGCGGCGGACCTGCTCGCAGCCACGGCCGCCGCGTCCGAAGGTCCGTTCGCGCGGCTCGGCGAGGACTTCGCCAAGGGGCTGGCCTCACGCGACCCCGCCGCACTGAAGGAAGCTGCTCGGCGCGCGCTCGACAGCGGGAACCACAATCTCGCGGGCGACATCGCATCCCTCAGCATCGAGCACCTCGCCGAGACGGACGACCCGATGATCCGGGTACATGCAGAGCAGATCCTGCGCAAGACCTCCACGCCGGCCCGCCGCCACGTGCGACGGAAACTGCTCAGCGAGCGCGAGCGGGCCATCGCGCGCATGGTGGCACAGGGCGTGCCGAACAAGGAGATCGCGCAGAAGGAGCACATCTCGCCGCGAACAGTGGAGGGGCACGTGCACCAGGTCATGTCCAAGCTCGGCCTGTCGAGCCGCAAGCAGCTCTCGCTCATCTTCGGACAGCAGCAATGA
- a CDS encoding UDP-glucose dehydrogenase family protein: MRISVIGCGYLGAVHAACMAKLGHDVVGIDVDPRKIDDLQAGRAPFFEPGLPELLDDVLATGRLKFSSNMADAKGAEVHFLCVGTPQRKGEYAADMRYVDSAFRSLLDSLEPGNVIVGKSTVPVGTAARLADELAEQHPDAVLAWNPEFLREGFAVKDTLSPDRFVYGVPEGESGARATAALDEVYSTPLSLGTRRLVADYATAELVKAAANSFLATKISFINAMAEVCEVTGADVTVLADAIGLDERIGRKFLNAGIGFGGGCLPKDIRAFMARAGELGADQALTFLREVDDINVRRRIRVVELTRLLVGGSLLGKRITVLGAAFKPNSDDVRDSPALSIAAQLQLQGADVTVTDPEAIEGARNRFPELTYEEDMHRAMEKADALLLLTEWQEYRDLMPEQVNSLVRTRNILDGRNVMDPLTWRAAGWNYKGIGRP, translated from the coding sequence ATGCGTATTTCCGTGATCGGTTGCGGCTATCTGGGGGCAGTACACGCAGCGTGCATGGCGAAATTGGGCCATGACGTAGTGGGTATCGACGTCGACCCACGGAAGATCGATGACCTGCAGGCCGGCCGCGCGCCATTCTTCGAACCGGGTCTGCCCGAACTTCTCGACGACGTGCTGGCCACCGGCCGGCTGAAATTCAGTTCCAACATGGCAGATGCGAAGGGAGCGGAAGTCCACTTCCTGTGCGTCGGCACTCCCCAGCGCAAGGGTGAGTACGCCGCGGACATGCGCTACGTCGACAGCGCCTTCCGGTCACTGCTGGATTCGCTCGAGCCGGGCAACGTGATCGTCGGCAAGTCCACAGTGCCGGTCGGCACTGCCGCTCGCCTTGCGGACGAGCTCGCCGAGCAGCACCCCGACGCCGTCCTGGCCTGGAACCCCGAGTTCCTCCGCGAGGGTTTCGCAGTGAAGGACACCCTGTCTCCGGACCGCTTCGTCTACGGAGTACCGGAGGGCGAGTCGGGCGCCCGAGCCACCGCCGCCCTCGACGAGGTGTACAGCACGCCCCTCTCCCTGGGGACCCGACGCCTCGTAGCCGACTACGCCACGGCCGAGCTCGTGAAGGCGGCAGCGAACTCCTTCCTGGCCACGAAGATTTCCTTCATCAACGCCATGGCGGAGGTCTGCGAGGTGACGGGCGCGGACGTGACGGTCCTCGCCGACGCGATCGGCCTCGATGAGCGCATTGGACGCAAGTTCCTCAATGCGGGCATCGGCTTCGGCGGCGGCTGCCTGCCGAAGGACATCCGCGCCTTCATGGCCCGCGCCGGCGAGCTCGGTGCGGACCAGGCACTGACCTTCCTGCGCGAGGTGGACGACATCAACGTACGGCGCCGCATCCGCGTGGTCGAGCTGACCCGGCTCCTCGTCGGCGGTTCCCTCCTCGGCAAGCGCATCACGGTCCTCGGAGCGGCGTTCAAGCCCAACAGCGACGACGTCCGCGACTCCCCCGCCCTCAGCATCGCCGCTCAGCTGCAGTTGCAGGGCGCCGACGTCACGGTGACCGATCCGGAAGCCATCGAGGGCGCCCGGAACCGGTTCCCCGAGCTCACATACGAAGAGGACATGCACCGGGCCATGGAGAAGGCCGACGCGCTTCTCCTCCTGACCGAATGGCAGGAATACCGGGACCTCATGCCGGAGCAGGTCAATTCCCTCGTGCGCACAAGGAACATCCTCGACGGCCGCAATGTGATGGACCCTTTGACCTGGCGTGCGGCGGGCTGGAACTACAAGGGAATCGGAAGGCCATAG
- the pth gene encoding aminoacyl-tRNA hydrolase has protein sequence MSDTWLVAGLGNPGPGYSGNRHNVGQMVLDLLADRLRGRFTSSKAQAVTLEGRLGIGGPRVVLAKPLTYMNTTGGPVSTLARFHDVAPDHVIAVHDEIDIPFNTLKLKLGGGEGGHNGLRDISKALGTKDYYRVRVGVGRPPGRQDPADFVLKDFGTVEKKELPFLLDDAADAVEQLITEGLVAAQQRFHAAK, from the coding sequence GTGTCTGACACCTGGCTAGTAGCCGGGCTCGGGAATCCCGGGCCCGGCTACAGCGGTAACCGCCACAACGTGGGCCAGATGGTGCTGGACCTCCTCGCCGATCGCCTCCGCGGCCGGTTCACGTCGTCGAAGGCCCAGGCCGTGACGCTCGAAGGACGGCTCGGCATCGGAGGGCCCCGGGTGGTCCTGGCCAAGCCGCTCACCTACATGAACACCACGGGTGGCCCCGTCTCGACGCTCGCCCGCTTCCACGACGTGGCGCCCGACCACGTCATCGCCGTCCACGACGAGATCGACATCCCCTTCAACACCCTCAAGCTCAAGCTCGGCGGGGGAGAAGGCGGTCACAACGGGCTGCGGGACATCAGCAAGGCCCTCGGCACCAAGGACTACTACCGCGTGCGGGTCGGCGTCGGACGCCCACCCGGCCGCCAGGATCCCGCCGACTTCGTGCTGAAGGACTTCGGCACGGTCGAGAAGAAGGAACTCCCGTTCCTGCTCGACGACGCGGCCGACGCCGTGGAGCAGCTCATCACCGAGGGGCTCGTGGCAGCCCAGCAGCGCTTCCACGCTGCGAAATAG
- a CDS encoding 50S ribosomal protein L25/general stress protein Ctc, whose product MSEQKLAAHVRTEFGKGSARQARRANMIPAVVYGHGADPIHVLLPAKATTLAVRTPNALLTLDIEGENHLALVKDIQRNPLKQIVEHLDLLTVRRGEKVQVDVAIHVEGEPAADVVANLEANTVLVEADATALPETLTVSIEGRQVGQHVHASDIVLPSGVVLLVDADTLIVNLAGESDQDLGEAPESDADTEGTSEGATAAHADADAVITDADEQ is encoded by the coding sequence ATGTCCGAGCAGAAGCTCGCAGCACACGTCCGCACCGAGTTCGGCAAGGGCTCGGCCCGCCAGGCCCGCCGCGCCAACATGATCCCCGCCGTCGTCTACGGCCACGGTGCAGACCCCATCCACGTCCTGCTGCCCGCCAAGGCCACCACGCTGGCAGTCCGCACCCCCAACGCCCTGCTCACGCTGGACATCGAGGGCGAGAACCACCTTGCGCTCGTCAAGGACATCCAGCGCAACCCCCTCAAGCAGATCGTCGAGCACCTCGACCTCCTGACCGTCCGCCGCGGCGAGAAGGTCCAGGTCGACGTCGCGATCCACGTCGAGGGCGAGCCCGCCGCGGACGTCGTCGCCAACCTCGAGGCCAACACGGTCCTCGTCGAGGCCGACGCCACCGCTCTTCCCGAGACCCTCACGGTCAGCATCGAGGGCCGCCAGGTCGGACAGCACGTCCACGCCTCCGACATCGTGCTTCCCTCGGGCGTCGTCCTCCTCGTGGATGCCGACACCCTCATCGTCAATCTCGCCGGCGAGAGCGATCAGGACCTCGGCGAGGCTCCCGAGTCCGACGCCGACACCGAAGGCACCTCCGAAGGCGCGACGGCTGCTCACGCTGACGCCGACGCCGTCATCACCGACGCCGACGAGCAGTAA
- a CDS encoding VanZ family protein, translating to MPSRRYKTVTASLCAAWVVAVAFIVLWPTPVDHDAAGILRRGLGFLHQHGFPSFITYNVVEFTSNVLMFVPFGLFWFILAPYRWRWWGVAAGCALSVLIEATQLVLLPQRFATPYDVLANTIGALTGAALGWAHLQLRGRHRAR from the coding sequence TTGCCCTCCCGCCGGTACAAGACCGTGACCGCGAGCCTGTGCGCCGCCTGGGTGGTCGCCGTCGCGTTCATCGTCCTGTGGCCGACGCCGGTGGACCACGACGCGGCCGGCATCCTGCGGCGCGGGCTGGGATTCCTGCACCAGCACGGCTTTCCCTCGTTCATCACGTACAACGTCGTGGAGTTCACGTCCAACGTCCTGATGTTCGTCCCGTTCGGCCTGTTCTGGTTCATCCTTGCCCCGTATCGCTGGCGGTGGTGGGGCGTCGCGGCGGGATGTGCCCTCTCCGTCCTCATCGAGGCCACGCAGCTCGTTCTGCTTCCGCAGCGCTTCGCCACGCCGTACGACGTGCTCGCGAACACGATCGGCGCGCTGACCGGAGCGGCGCTCGGGTGGGCGCACCTGCAGCTGCGGGGACGCCACCGCGCCCGGTAA